From the Apus apus isolate bApuApu2 chromosome 4, bApuApu2.pri.cur, whole genome shotgun sequence genome, one window contains:
- the PAPSS1 gene encoding bifunctional 3'-phosphoadenosine 5'-phosphosulfate synthase 1 → MELPESQCKKVKLSNRVPSWGMQRATNVTYQAHHVSRNKRGQVVGTRSGFRGCTVWLTGLSGAGKTTVSMALEEYLVCHGIPCYTLDGDNIRQGLNKNLGFTPEDREENVRRIAEVAKLFADAGLVCITSFISPYAQDRNNARRIHEGASLPFFEVFVDAPLHVCEQRDVKGLYKKARAGEIKGFTGIDSEYEKPEAPELVLKTDSCDVNDCIQQVVELLQERDIVPVDASYEVKELYVPENKLQLAKTDAESLLTLEINKVDMQWVQVLAEGWATPLNGFMREREYLQCLHFDCLLDGGVINLSVPIVLTATQEDKERLDGCTAIALVYEGCRVAILRNPEFYEHRKEERCARQWGTTCKEHPYIKMVMEQGNWLVGGDLQVLDRIYWNDGLDQYRLTPAELRQKFKDMNADAVFAFQLRNPVHNGHALLMQDTHKQLLERGYRRPVLLLHPLGGWTKEDDVPLMWRMKQHAAVLEEGILNPETTVVAIFPSPMMYAGPTEVQWHCRSRMVAGANFYIVGRDPAGMPHPDTGKDLYEPTHGAKVLTMAPGLRALEIVPFRVAAYNKKKKCMDYYDSDHHEDFDFISGTRMRKLAREGQNPPEGFMAPKAWTVLTEYYKSLEKA, encoded by the exons ATGGAGCTGCCCGAGAGCCAGTGCAAGAAAGTCAAGCTGAGCAACAGGGTGCCGAGCTGG GGAATGCAGAGGGCAACCAATGTTACCTACCAAGCTCATCATGTCAGCCGGAATAAGAGAGGCCAAGTGGTAGGAACAAGAAGTGGTTTTCGTGGATGCACCGTCTGGTTAACAG GTCTGTCTGGTGCTGGGAAGACTACAGTGAGCATGGCACTGGAGGAATATTTAGTATGCCATGGCATTCCGTGCTACACATTGGATGGTGACAATATTCGACAAGGCCTTAATAAGAATTTGGGTTTCACAccagaagacagagaagaaaatgtccGTCGTATTGCTGAGGTTGCTAAACTGTTTGCAGATGCTGGTTTGGTGTGCATTACTAGTTTCATCTCTCCTTATGCTCAG gatcGTAATAATGCCAGACGAATTCATGAAGGGGcaagtttgcctttttttgaaGTATTTGTGGATGCTCCATTGCATGTCTGCGAGCAGAGAGATGTTAAAGGACTCTATAAGAAAGCCAGGGCTGGAGAAATCAAAG GTTTTACTGGGATTGACTCCGAGTATGAAAAACCAGAAGCCCCAGAGCTTGTGCTGAAAACTGATTCCTGTGATGTGAATGATTGTATACAACAAGTTGTGGAACTTCTTCAAGAGAGG GACATTGTACCAGTAGATGCCTCTTATGAGGTGAAAGAGCTTTATGTGCCAGAAAATAAGCTACAGTTGGCCAAAACTGATGCTGAGTCTCTGTTAACCTTGGAAATAAATAAG GTGGATATGCAATGGGTGCAAGTACTAGCAGAAGGTTGGGCAACACCCCTAAATGGCTttatgagagagagagaataccTACAGTGCCTTCACTTTGACTGTCTCCTTGATG GGGGAGTTATTAATCTGTCAGTGCCTATAGTGCTAACAGCTACTcaagaagacaaagaaagacTGGATGGGTGTACAGCAATTGCACTGGTGTATGAAGGCTGCCGCGTGGCCATTCTCCGTAATCCCGAATTCTACGAGCACAGGAAAGAGGAACGCTGTGCTAGGCAATGGGGAACGACATGCAAGGAACATCCCTATATCAAG ATGGTTATGGAGCAAGGGAACTGGCTTGTAGGTGGAGATCTACAGGTCCTTGATCGTATTTATTGGAATGATGGACTTGATCAATACCGTCTCACTCCAGCTGAACTAAGGCAGAAATTCAAGGACATGAATGCTG ATGCTGTCTTTGCATTCCAGTTACGCAACCCAGTGCACAATGGACATGCTCTTTTAATGCAGGATACTCATAAGCAGCTTTTGGAACGTGGCTACCGGCGCCCAGTTTTACTCTTGCATCCACTTGGAGGCTGGACAAAAGAGGATGATGTTCCCCTCATGTGGCGCATGAAGCAAcatgctgcagtgctggaggaggGAATCTTGAATCCAGAAACAACAGTGGTGGCTATATTCCCTTCCCCCATGATGTATGCTGGACCGACGGAG GTTCAGTGGCACTGTAGGTCGCGGATGGTTGCAGGAGCTAACTTCTACATTGTAGGGCGAGATCCAGCAGGGATGCCACACCCTGACACTGGGAAAGATCTGTATGAGCCAACCCATGGTGCCAAAGTGTTGACAATGGCTCCAGGCCTCCGTGCACTGGAAATTGTACCCTTCAGGGTTGCAGCTTAcaataa